tgcagggagTGTAGTTTTCACAGACCGTAATAATTAGAGTAACTGtcgtccagtatgaatctgcagtgtgtgtagttattATAGTCTGACAGTAACCATTGTAGAgtttattccagtatgaatctgccatTTGTACAGTTTTCACGGTCTGAAAACagtaataaatgaaataattgtGGTCCAGTATGATTCTGCACAGTGTAGTTTTCACAGACTGTAATAATTAGAGTAACTGtgttccagtatgaatctgcagtgtgtgtcatCACAGCCTGACAGTAATCACTGGAGTTattttattccagtatgaatctgctatttgtacattttcacagtctgaacacagcaataaatgaaataattgtGGTCCAGTATGTATCTGCTTTTTGTGTGTAACAGTCTGGCAGCACTTATTGTGAAACTGGAGTCTGCTAGCAGTAACGGTCATGTGATCGAGTGAACAGCAGACTGAAGCTGGAGCTCCTCCTCTGAGAAAACGAAGCCAGGCTGAATCAATGATTCAACAGCTGACTTCAAAACAGTAGCACCAGCTCTGCCGCAGACAGATAGCCATGCGTGACCTCCACACACCGTAGTCCGTTACTGATCAGTAAAGATACTCACAGAGTCGAGATTACAGACTGAGGCGATCATGCTGCTATCTGGAGAAATGGCGCATTTGAACACCCAGTTTTTCGGCCCAGTCAGGACACGGGACGGTGTACCTGCAGATGGTAAACAATGAAAGTGAGTTAGGTTGACTTGACAAAGATGGACCAGAACCAGAGTCATCAAAACCATTTACAATTGTGCTTAACATAAAGCACATATCATAAGCAACAGCTGACCAATCCATGGCACACCTCAAAACGGTGTTTTCATAGCAACCGTTGCTAGGTTGGACCACTTCACAGAATATCAACAAAATCCCATTCAATCTACTGGTGGTTCAAATTGTAGTCATTTTCACAGGAAAAAGAACAACATTGGAAACATTGAATCTGAGCCTTGTGTCCTGATCCAACACTCTAGCCACATGCTAATGTTAGCCaaaagctaacatgctaatcaCAGAAGTCATACAATCGCAGTCATAAACTGTAACTTTTGTGATCCGCTACACCACTAACTGTTAGCCTAGCGCAGATCTCAGTCTGCTCCCCCGGCTTTTGCGTAGTCACTTCTTTAGTAAGTGGGGTTTATGCAAATctaagactgtgatgtaacagttttggggtttttgaaTCAGCTCGTTTTCCAACCTTGTTTTTTGGCTCTTTTTGGTTCACGGTTTGTCGgttccatgtaccgaactcttATTATTCTACTCTACCGAGATAAGTACAGTTTGACATTCCAGGGTACGTTTCTTTAAAGGACTGGCTATTTCAAAGCATTTGAGAATGATGTATACGTGCTGTGACCTTTCTTGGACAAGTCCCAGACTCGTAGTGTTTTGTCCCTGGAGGCCGACACGAGAGTGAGACTTCCATTTGGAGCGAAGGCTAAATCTCTCACCACAGACTGGTGTCCTGTTAGGCTGAACAGTAGCTGGCCTGAAAGCAAAAACCGTGTTAGGAATATTGGTTATAAGCTGAGTAACACAGAGGTCATGTGGGGAGACTGTCCTTGCCTGCCAGTTAAAACAACAAGATTACATAACTGCTTCAAACAGTCTGAAGTGCAAACAAGTGCAAAGTCCTGTCACAAGACTGCGACCCCTCTTAGTCTTACCTGTGGAGACGAGCCACACCTTGATCGCTCCGTTATTGAGGCCTGTCGCTAGAAGCAATCCCTCTGCAGCCCCACAACACTCGGCAGCTCTGGTACGACTGGCCGGCTGAGGGCCGAACGCCATGCCCCATATggtgtgttcacactgcagCGTTCTCTCCTCACTGCCAGCAGGATCCTCAGCATGACTGAACAGAGCACAGAAGGTGGTGGGTCATGTTTCAAGGGCTTCGCGATACAGATCATAtacacaacatggacaaaagtatcaggacgccaggtaaaggtgcatgtatttgtcactgtactatgtacagcaaaatgtgtcctccgcatttaacccatctgtggtagtgaagacacacacacacacacacacacactagtgaactagggacagtgagtacacacacacccagagtggtgggcagccaactccagctcccGGGGAGCCGAGAGGGTAAagaggcagcttgccgagcccgggaatcaaacccacaaccctattaccaatagcccagcgctctaaccgctgagccaccactgccccattcgCTCAGTCACCCCATTCAGGTCATTCACTgtttcagggaaaaaggctctatactagattctggaggagcaaaatctgctgtgaggatttgattgccttcagcaatctgagaacacagtcttccactgctccacagctggggggctttattccactctagcccacacctggcattaggcagcatggtgccaatagggtcatgtttatctgctccatttaattattttttttaattaattaaaaagtttAATTCAAACTGGACATTACAGTAAATTAAACTGgacattaaattgaattaaactggacattacagtaaattaaactggacattaaattgaattaaattggacattacagtaaattaaactggacattaaatttaattaaattggacattacagtaaattaaactggacattaaaattaattaaactggacattaaaattaattaaactggacattacagtaaattaaactggacattaaaatgaattaaactggacattacagtaaattaaactggacattaaattgaattaaagtggacattacagtaaattaaactggacattaaaattaattaaactggacattacagtaaattaaactggacattaaaattaattaaactggacattacagtaaattaaactggacattaaattgaattaaagtggacattacagtaaattaaactggacattaaaattaattaaactggacattacagtaaattaaactggacattaaaattaattaaactggacattaaaattaattaaactggacattacagtaaattaaactggacattaaaattaattaaactggacattaaaattaattaaactgGACATTACAGTTAATTAAACTGgacattaaattgaattaaactggacattacagtaaattaaactgaattaaagtggacattacagtaaattaaactggactgaactgaatCACACCGGACACTACCGGACTGGGCTGTGCACAGTTGGAAAGCTGGTAAGGGGGGCTTACTGGTCGCAGGGCAGGGGCCAGGGCAGCACTCTGACGACGCCGTGGCCCAGAGACCAGGCGAAGCGCGAGCCGTCCGGGGAGAAGCACGCGCTCCATGTCTCACAGCCCGGGGAGCCGTAGAGGCGCGCGGGCCGAGAGGGCTTCAGCTCCACGAGCAGCTCGTCGGGGTCTGAGGGGCAAGAGAAACACAAGCCCACCAGCCTTTAGCcagacagcacagagacagacccccccccccccgtcacTGCATCCCTCACTGAGCAGAGGCTCGCGCGCCTCAGCACCACGGTAATTTAATCACATTTATATGATAAAACATCATTAATTCCGGTTGGCTCGTGCCTCGCCGACTCTTACCTTCTGCTGGTGGGGTTTCAGAGGCGGTACACATCGCTGTATTGTGCTCATGAGGAAAGTGaggggtgtgcgtgtgtgcgcgcgtgcgtgCGCGTGCTCTTTATGTCTCTGCTGTCTCGGCGCAACCGAAACACCTAAGCACACCCATAGAGAGGGTGGGGTGTGTccacgcatgcgcagttcaCCCACACGTCACAACCTGCTGCTTAAaggtacattattattattattattattattattattattattatttgatattacACTGCCtattatttccacaaaaaacTTTCTCAGGTGTGCAGAATTGCACTTTTGTTGATGCCACGTTCTGCATTTCCCAAAAAGGCCACTGTGTCATATAAAATGCATAAAAGGTATTTTAATAATTCTGaataataaatctaaataataatatctcataaataaacactcactAAAACCTCCCTATAGCGTAAATGCCTGGAGCTGAGCGGATAAGCAGTCATAGGCAAAACCTAGGGCACCCTATGCACTATCCAAAcctgtccacatatttgtggacaccctttctaatgaatgcattcagctactttaagttgcacccattgctgacagatgtgccaatgcacagatagagaagcactgccaatagaataggactctctgcaggagcagataaacatgagcctattggcaccatgcccaacgccaggcgtgggctcgaAGCGTATATAGAGGGGTAatcgtgttctctggaatgatgatggtgctccagccaatactttttgggatgatttggggatgGAGGAGTTCAGGTGGTGGTCATCCGACACcccaacctcactaacgctctttaagcaatcaaatgctcacagcaatgctactccaAAATATAGTAGCCTGCTAGTAGTACTCCAAAAGCCTTcctgcctggacagtagaggcagttactccaacaaaagcaggatacactttttttatacccttgattttgcaatgagcagttgtccaaatatttttgtccatatagtggacaAGATTTGCAGTGTTGAACAAATGAAACCTATTTGGGTgactattaaatattaaataaatatagtatGTGAATGctgtataaatatatgatttatttttattaggtGACACAATTTTActaactctcacacacacacacacacatatacatacacacaccatttatttatttaccagcATTGACATTACTATCAGCCCTATTCCCAACTCAGTTGTGGCCAAACTCAATAAAAACAAGCAATTTCTAAATTCAGTTCACAGTATTTTAATACACACAAGACATATTTCACTGAAAGGTCGGTTGTGTTCGCAGCGTGTACAAACAGTCCACTGTCACGTCTGTCTACAAAAAGTTCTGTGCAATCGTAAAAGTTCTGTGCATTCGCCGCTGCACCCCTGCGTTATTCATCTGGCTTCATTTGGTCTTGATCTGCCTGCTCTGTGTCATTCCCGTTGTCCTCATGATCACCTGCAAATGAACACGGCGGTCTGCATTAGAACTTCATTACACTTCATACAATCTCATATCCACAGTTTTCCCAATCCTGTTGTAAACAGGACCTTAACAAATAACAGTTAACAGTCACTCCCTATCTAGTGGATAACTAATAAGGGCATAGGGAACCTTTTCGGTCACAGCCACTGTGTTAAGCACAAGCAATCTACAATCAAGCAATCAAAGTATATTATTTTTAACGAGAAATAAAACACAGGAAATCATCTTTGTCTGCAATTTACGCCACAAGAACATTATATTTACAGCAGAATTACTCATCACTCATATCCGCATCACTATTTACTTTCATATGAGAAGTAAACACTGCTCCTGGATCAGCTCCAGGTGTGTACTGTGGCACTGTAGATCAGTCCTGACTGACTAGTAGATTCACCTTCAACACCTAAATGGTCACTCACTGGACTGTATCCGGTGAATCTCCACTAGTGTAGTAGCACGAGTGGGGCCGTGTCCATTGGACAGGGGAGGGAGTCTCGGGACGGCGTCATGGAAAACATCGTCCTCATCCGACTCCACCAGACTCAACACATCTGTCCTGTCCTCCTCGAAACCACTGAAATGAACGCTGTACATTAACAGCATACCTCACATCTCACCGGTCCTActgcatataatatatatatatatttatttatttatttataaaatatataaccattattattaatgttataataataacaataataataatagcaataattcACATCATTTCATCAGTTctcttaataatattaataaaaacaatattgtCTGATGTGACATCTGACCACTTCTTTtttgattatattattatatattgaaCTAATGACAATATCAATTCCTTACAGTTTTACAATATGTTTACTTACCTTAATCTAAAACCTGTGGAATGTGGAcaacaaagagagaaaatgagtaaataataaatactcttTCTGAACCATAAAGTACAGAACATAATCTGCAGATAAAAAACCAACATCAAACACATACTCAGGCATATCCTGTCACGACGGGAGTACGCCAGCAACCCTAGTGTGATCCCAGCAGCCACGATCAAAACCGAGATGAAGATGCCGACCACCACCCCTGAACTATCTGCAGAGGCTGGAAATAAACATTTTGTACATCAGATCTATCAGCACACGAGGAATTCGAAACTTCCTGGCGACAGGTTTTACCGTCAAATGCCAGAAGCATGTTGCACAGCAGCATTCTGTGAAGGATACGACTGACGACACTTACAACTAAAATGACAGAGATAGTTTCATACTGTATTATAGGCTCAAAACTGTAATATCAAAGATATAAAACTAATTAGGAAATGTTTATTACTTAGACTAAAATAaagaactaaacaaataaactaaAATCAATAGACCTAAATGTAAATTCTAGGAAAGCTGAGTGCACCCATCCTTTTATCTGAAATACATTTGGGAATAGCTTTTCCACACAGTCCCAGACTGTCGCCTAGAAACATAATAACACATGCAGTCTACCTTACGACATCTGACATTTAAAAAGACAGCAAGAGGAGAAACCATGGAGCATGCTAATGTTAAAGAGGTCATATAATAGAGAACTCCCTTTCAGTTTATagtaaacactgttaaagtgTCCAAACAAGGGTTTTATGtgtaatcagccataacattagaaccgcCTGTAGTTCCACCtatgtgccgccacaacagatctgaccatgtgtcctgtggtgtctggtaCTAAGACGTCCTGTTGGGTGTGAGGTTAGGCCtcaatcacatcaatgagccttaggtgcctttactggttcaccagttgtcctttcttgggaGTACATtagataggtactgacca
This Salminus brasiliensis chromosome 20, fSalBra1.hap2, whole genome shotgun sequence DNA region includes the following protein-coding sequences:
- the wsb2 gene encoding WD repeat and SOCS box-containing protein 2 — protein: MCTASETPPAEDPDELLVELKPSRPARLYGSPGCETWSACFSPDGSRFAWSLGHGVVRVLPWPLPCDHHAEDPAGSEERTLQCEHTIWGMAFGPQPASRTRAAECCGAAEGLLLATGLNNGAIKVWLVSTGQLLFSLTGHQSVVRDLAFAPNGSLTLVSASRDKTLRVWDLSKKGTPSRVLTGPKNWVFKCAISPDSSMIASVCNLDSKAYLWSMRSYTFIRNLKYDHERTMISCDFSLDGALLAIGSFHSATGWWLDLWDPYTADQLTRVEDCDACVYRNDNLLTALSFSPVTLQLAFKDYRALQIWDVEQDKLVLEADHNRVSSLCCAFHPQGSAIATGCRDGHVKFWRVPRLVPSLRHLCRTALRYSVSTFQVTALPLPKKILEFLTYRNISKKKILRCSEHYS